The following proteins come from a genomic window of Natronosalvus vescus:
- a CDS encoding D-aminoacyl-tRNA deacylase: protein MIAIVESRADRASTHICEHLLELTDWDEREDDDRADGDGGGTYYRTAGAELRSFDDLHLELERPVDAFADEPDLLVFASRHSGNTGPLLTAHCTGNFGSAEFGGDADAVAEACPNALAELLAAFDRYAPDGYDAGLECTHHGPTAVGCPSLFAELGSDDEQWDDPDAARAVARAVLDLRGVSPHRERQLVGFGGNHYVPRFERIVRETPWAVGHVAADWALEAMSGPTDHRAVIEQAFAASNAEHAVIDGEWPALEVVITDLGYRVVSETWVRTVADRPLELVSAVESALGSVDGGVRFGSQRTDGFAVVNLPSELFEAAESVDPDAVWEVVERVAVAFETRNGGSRIGTRAALPASVADASADADGGRAKTAAAQVEAEIVSVAASVLEERYETVTVTDDAVIVEEAAFDPSLADSAGVPEGPKFGRLANGEAVTVDGDVITPSDVCRRRTTSFPR, encoded by the coding sequence GTGATTGCAATCGTCGAGAGTCGAGCCGACCGCGCCTCGACGCACATCTGTGAGCACCTCCTCGAACTAACCGACTGGGACGAACGCGAGGACGACGACCGAGCCGACGGTGACGGCGGCGGCACCTACTATCGAACGGCCGGTGCCGAACTACGATCGTTCGACGACCTCCACCTCGAACTCGAGCGGCCAGTCGACGCCTTCGCGGACGAACCCGACCTGCTGGTGTTCGCTTCGCGTCACTCCGGGAATACGGGCCCCCTGCTCACGGCCCACTGCACCGGGAACTTCGGTTCCGCCGAGTTCGGCGGCGACGCCGACGCCGTTGCGGAGGCCTGCCCGAACGCACTGGCCGAACTCCTCGCTGCGTTCGACCGCTACGCCCCTGACGGGTACGATGCCGGCCTCGAGTGTACCCACCACGGACCGACCGCGGTCGGCTGCCCGTCCCTGTTCGCCGAACTCGGCAGCGACGACGAGCAGTGGGACGACCCTGACGCCGCGCGTGCTGTCGCGCGAGCCGTTCTCGACCTCCGTGGCGTCTCACCCCACCGGGAACGACAGCTGGTCGGGTTCGGCGGCAACCACTACGTCCCCAGGTTCGAGCGTATCGTTCGCGAGACGCCGTGGGCGGTCGGTCACGTCGCAGCCGACTGGGCGCTGGAGGCGATGTCCGGCCCGACCGACCATCGAGCGGTCATCGAACAGGCCTTCGCCGCCAGCAACGCAGAGCACGCCGTGATCGACGGCGAGTGGCCCGCCCTCGAGGTCGTGATAACCGATCTGGGTTATCGCGTCGTGAGCGAAACCTGGGTTCGAACCGTCGCCGATCGCCCGCTCGAACTCGTGTCGGCCGTCGAGTCAGCCCTCGGATCCGTCGACGGCGGCGTTCGGTTTGGATCCCAGCGTACCGACGGATTTGCGGTCGTCAATCTCCCGAGCGAGTTGTTCGAGGCCGCGGAGTCAGTCGATCCCGATGCCGTGTGGGAGGTCGTCGAACGGGTCGCGGTCGCGTTCGAGACCCGAAACGGCGGCAGTCGAATCGGAACGCGGGCGGCACTCCCGGCCTCGGTCGCTGACGCTTCTGCTGACGCCGACGGGGGCAGGGCGAAGACGGCGGCCGCACAGGTCGAGGCTGAAATCGTGTCGGTGGCCGCGTCCGTACTCGAGGAGCGGTACGAGACAGTCACCGTCACCGACGACGCCGTTATCGTCGAGGAGGCAGCATTCGACCCGTCGCTGGCCGACAGCGCTGGCGTCCCCGAGGGGCCGAAGTTCGGTCGGCTGGCAAACGGCGAAGCGGTAACCGTCGACGGCGACGTGATCACTCCTTCTGACGTGTGTCGGCGTCGAACGACGTCGTTCCCTCGATAA
- a CDS encoding DUF3179 domain-containing protein codes for MTRLSRRAILTATAVTVVVTAGCLGEGSGSYDGEDSADQAANATTDPDDSTATNLDESAIAETALPIADTSLPLEYSLESLRDEAVNGGVPKNGIPSIDSPSFESADDVGDRLDDGDPVFGVVIDGDARAYPQSILVYHEIVNDEVGGEPVAVTYCPLTGTAMGFSRGDVEFGVSGDLVNSNLIMYDREGDSRWPQMLGTAIAGPLAGASLEEVPVHWSTWGRWREAYPDSRVLTDETGYVRDYGRDPYGSYNPPEGYYAEDSPTMFQSLSTDDRHPNKRMVLGARPPAGPIAIDIERLADEGLLPVGVETTGDGDDAAADDPADDHEEDTTSETSDVAESSSLAVYDQRIDAGRLYLGDGTDYSYDHDEGTVVNDAEGTQFEADELPLESVYAFDAMWFAWVGFYPSTAVVD; via the coding sequence ATGACTCGGCTCTCGAGGCGCGCGATACTCACGGCAACGGCCGTCACCGTCGTCGTCACTGCCGGCTGTCTCGGGGAAGGGAGTGGATCCTACGATGGAGAAGATTCGGCTGACCAGGCCGCGAACGCGACCACAGATCCCGACGATTCTACAGCAACCAATCTCGACGAATCGGCCATCGCGGAGACAGCGCTCCCGATAGCCGACACGTCGTTGCCGCTCGAGTACTCCCTCGAGTCGCTTCGGGATGAGGCGGTCAACGGCGGCGTGCCGAAGAACGGCATTCCGTCGATCGATAGCCCGTCGTTCGAATCCGCCGACGACGTCGGAGACCGGCTCGACGACGGCGACCCGGTCTTTGGCGTCGTGATCGACGGCGACGCACGGGCGTACCCGCAGTCTATCCTCGTCTATCACGAAATCGTCAACGACGAGGTGGGTGGCGAACCGGTGGCGGTCACCTACTGTCCGTTGACGGGAACCGCGATGGGGTTCTCTCGCGGTGACGTCGAGTTTGGCGTCTCGGGCGATCTGGTCAACAGCAACCTCATCATGTACGATCGCGAGGGCGATAGCCGGTGGCCACAGATGCTCGGAACCGCAATCGCCGGGCCGCTCGCTGGAGCCTCACTCGAGGAGGTTCCCGTTCACTGGTCGACCTGGGGCCGGTGGCGTGAGGCCTATCCGGACTCGCGCGTTCTTACCGACGAGACCGGCTACGTTCGAGACTACGGACGTGATCCGTACGGCTCGTACAACCCTCCCGAGGGATACTACGCGGAAGACAGCCCGACGATGTTCCAGTCCCTGTCGACCGACGACCGGCATCCGAACAAGCGGATGGTGCTCGGCGCGCGACCACCGGCGGGACCGATCGCGATCGATATCGAGCGACTCGCGGACGAAGGCCTGCTGCCGGTCGGGGTCGAAACGACCGGTGACGGCGACGACGCGGCGGCGGACGATCCAGCGGACGATCACGAGGAAGACACGACCAGCGAAACCAGCGACGTAGCCGAGTCTTCCTCTCTGGCTGTCTACGACCAGCGGATCGACGCTGGACGCCTCTACCTGGGGGATGGTACAGACTACAGCTACGATCACGACGAAGGCACTGTCGTCAACGACGCGGAGGGAACCCAGTTCGAAGCCGACGAGCTCCCGCTCGAGTCAGTCTACGCCTTCGACGCGATGTGGTTCGCCTGGGTCGGCTTTTATCCGAGTACCGCCGTCGTCGACTGA
- a CDS encoding 2Fe-2S iron-sulfur cluster-binding protein: MTDYTVEFVGTGETITCSDKQTILSRCLEEGIAQEYSCRVGMCLACSAEILEGEVTQPAARGLTEEEAERYALTCMARPQSDLKLDRGKYPPSIEADIEGGSEPTAADD, encoded by the coding sequence ATGACCGACTACACCGTGGAGTTCGTCGGCACCGGCGAAACCATCACCTGCTCGGACAAGCAAACGATCCTCAGCCGCTGTCTCGAGGAGGGAATCGCCCAGGAGTACTCCTGTCGCGTCGGGATGTGTCTAGCCTGTTCTGCGGAGATCCTCGAAGGCGAGGTTACCCAGCCGGCCGCCCGCGGGCTCACCGAGGAGGAAGCCGAGCGCTACGCATTGACCTGTATGGCGCGCCCGCAATCGGATCTGAAACTCGACCGTGGCAAGTATCCGCCGAGCATCGAGGCCGACATCGAGGGCGGGAGTGAGCCGACGGCAGCGGACGATTAG
- the ftsZ gene encoding cell division protein FtsZ: MDSIVENAIDEAEDDSAESFPEGGQSPQGDGATGSPTSGTMTDDELLDVLDDLQTNITVVGCGGAGGNTVDRMNEEGIHGAKLVAANTDVQHLVEIDADTKILMGEQKTSGRGAGSLPQVGEEAALESQQDIYDAIDGADMVFVTAGLGGGTGTGSAPVVAKAARESGALTISIVTTPFTAEGEVRRTNAEAGLERLRDVSDTVIVVPNDRLLDSVGKLPVKQAFKVSDEVLMRSVKGITELITKPGLVNLDFADVRTVMERGGVAMIGLGESDSEAKAEDSVKTALRSPLLDVDISGANSALVNVTGGNDMSIEEAEGVVEEIYDRIDPDARIIWGTSIDESLEGRMRTMIVVTGVESPQIYGRPESETVQPQGQDIDFVD, from the coding sequence ATGGACTCAATTGTCGAAAATGCCATCGACGAGGCCGAGGATGACTCGGCTGAGAGCTTCCCAGAGGGTGGCCAATCGCCACAGGGCGACGGTGCTACCGGCAGCCCCACGTCCGGGACGATGACTGACGATGAACTGCTCGACGTACTTGACGACCTCCAGACGAACATTACCGTCGTCGGCTGTGGCGGCGCAGGCGGCAACACCGTCGACCGAATGAACGAGGAGGGCATCCACGGCGCGAAACTGGTCGCGGCAAACACCGACGTTCAGCACCTGGTCGAAATCGACGCCGACACGAAGATCCTGATGGGCGAACAGAAGACCTCCGGCCGTGGTGCCGGATCGCTCCCACAGGTCGGCGAGGAAGCCGCCCTCGAGAGCCAGCAGGACATCTACGACGCCATCGACGGCGCCGACATGGTGTTCGTCACGGCGGGTCTCGGCGGCGGCACCGGTACCGGATCGGCTCCGGTCGTCGCGAAAGCCGCCCGCGAGTCGGGCGCGCTGACGATTTCGATCGTCACGACGCCGTTCACGGCGGAGGGCGAGGTTCGACGAACCAACGCCGAAGCCGGTCTCGAGCGCCTGCGCGACGTCAGCGACACCGTCATCGTCGTTCCGAACGACCGCCTGCTCGATTCGGTCGGCAAACTGCCGGTCAAACAGGCGTTCAAGGTCAGCGACGAAGTCCTCATGCGCTCGGTCAAGGGCATCACCGAACTCATCACCAAACCCGGCCTCGTCAACCTGGACTTCGCCGACGTTCGCACTGTGATGGAACGGGGCGGCGTCGCCATGATCGGCCTCGGGGAGTCCGACTCGGAGGCGAAAGCCGAAGACTCCGTCAAGACAGCGCTCCGCTCGCCGTTGCTCGACGTCGACATCTCGGGCGCGAACTCCGCGCTTGTCAACGTCACCGGTGGCAACGACATGTCCATCGAGGAAGCCGAAGGCGTCGTCGAGGAGATCTACGACCGGATCGACCCCGACGCGCGCATCATCTGGGGTACCTCGATCGACGAGAGCCTCGAGGGTCGCATGCGGACGATGATCGTCGTCACCGGCGTCGAATCGCCACAGATCTACGGTCGACCCGAAAGCGAGACCGTCCAGCCACAGGGCCAGGACATCGACTTCGTCGACTGA